The sequence AATCTGGCATCATACGCATCACACCATATTGCGAAGTGTGGGtctcaccagtgttcaaaaatgtcaatttaccgggaaaaaaaatcaaggggCTGAATTTGAATTCATGATATGACGAATTTGTAGCGTCTGTCATTGCCACTTTATCTAACAAgaaattgctgtaaatatgcaAGCTGAGGCGTGAGACACAAAATCATATTCAAAAGACTTTTTGTAACAAGCTTTGCATTCAGAGCAAAAGCTTTTGGATAAAAATGTTGGAACACTCAAGCGTTATGGCGAAAAAATCAAGTGTTTTAGGACCACAGAAAAGGTTTTgggcaaattagtcaaatgatatactgatgacattttacaacactggttctCACGCATGACCAATGCAACACGCGCCGTTTAGTAGCGACCTGTTCACGTGATGACGATCAATGAAAAATGTGTGGACAACCAGGTCGCCTGACGTAGCTTGTTGCATATCATAGTGAAAAGTGTGATGTCAAGCACCGGTTTCAGTTTTTTGTTCATTTAGCCAATCGTTTGTTTTGCGTGAAGGCGGGCTTCAATTCAATTTGGTACGGTAAGCGTTACCGACTGACAATCAGACGCTAATAGtgataaaatcaataaattagTTAGACTACGTCGTTGCGAATTCAGTAGTGTTTCACCAGCTGTCATTCCATCATGATCAATTTCGCAAAGTGCTTGGCGGTTTTTCTTATGCTGCAAACGTGCTCCGCGAATTACACAGAATCTCTGTCACAGCAGCGAGAAAAGCGATATGTGTCATTCAGTCCAAACGGCGGGACTGCCAAAATTATTCTCGGTTCACTTTGGCCGGTCCATTTTCATCACAAATTGACTCGCAGCATCAACATGGCTATGAACTTTCAAGCCAACTATAACATACCATCGACGATCATCTGGCCAGTGCCGACCAGCATCTTCAAAAACCGACTGAACAACGACTATGTAGACAACAGTCGCATCCAGCTGTaccagcttcttgaaaggatgttCGATTCTTACGGCACCAATGGGCATGAATGTGTTTTGCGAACAATATGCGAGGTAGCCGAAACGCCGCTCTACGATAGTGGCGTTTTTGGTGAACTGATGGATGTAATTTTTACGTGAGTATCGTGCCTAGCAGTGTcttgaaattacaaaaaaaatataatgctTTAATTTTTAGACCATACAAATCGGAACAACTGGACCAAAGCTACTACGATGCACGGTTACAAGGCCTGAATGGAACGAATTGTGTTGAACTCTATGAGCGGTGTCCATTAGGGTCTGGGTTGCTGGAAAAACTGTCCATCTTATATTCTACctttggttgaaataaaaagaaCAGATATAACCGTATAACGTGTTAAGCCGAGTATTCTATGGATAAATATTTCATACACAGTGAGTGAAATGTGGGAGAAGTGACTGATTGGTGTGCTCGCATTGATATTGAAAATGTATCTGTAGATAGTGATGTACGCGTACGAAGAACCACCAGTTCGTTCGAAAAAAAACTGAACTTGATCTCAGCAATCTTGGATCATCGTTAAAAAATGTTTATCCGTTCTTCAATAAATACTGCGTTTAGTTCTCATTTTTGAACGCGTTCAAACCATGCATGGTCGTACAAAAATTGTGTACCGCAATACCGAAGTCGATAGTGGTCTTTAACTTCTCGGCTTTCGGTGGTGACATCATACGAATCCTCGAAgaacgaagaacacctgaatggtgatgtggcagacgaagatggcggtatggtgatggacctaggagaacgcacgcaggacataattctaccggctccggatctccaggaaatccaggaggagattggccggctgaagtacaacaaagcccctggagtttaccaactaccaggagagctatttaaacacggtggtgaggcactggctagagcactgcactggctcattaccaagattcgggaggaggaagttttgccgcaggagtggatggaagttgtcgtgagttccatctacaaaaagggcgataagctggattgtagcaactaccgcgcaatcacattgctgaacgccggcTACACGGTACTcgcccaaattgtatgccgtcgactagcaccaattgcaaaagagttcatggggcagtaccaggcgggttttatgggcgaactgtcctccacggaccaggtgttcaccattcgccaagtactgcagaaatgccgtgaatacaacgtgcccacgcatcgtctattcatcgacttcaaatctgtatatgatacaatcgagaccagctatggcagctattgcacgaacacggattttcggataaactgactGACGGTTGATAAaaacgacgatggatcgggtgatgtgcgtagttcgagtttcaggggcattctcgagtcccttagaaacgcacagagggttacgacaaggtgatggtctttcgtgtctgctattcaacatcgctttggaaggggtaatacgaggAACGGTATATAGGTTCTATAGACGAGCGGAGACACGGTTGAGTAATTTCGATTTAGTGTGTTTTTTCCCAATGAaccacgcgaatttgacgtcacacacTCTGTTGCTCGGATCGCAATTGTGACGTCATACTCGTTCGTCtatggactagtcatcaacacgtcgaagacatgTTAATGATAATGTACATGATGTACATGAGAATTTGTGTACTGGGggtcactggtgactgccaaaaaggataccagcagagaaattcgaagacgcattgTGGCTGGaagtcgtaccaaactgacaatctataaaacgctcattagaccggtagtcctctacgctCACGAGACATgggcgatgctcgtggaggaccaacgcgtacttggagttttcgaaaggaaagtgctgcgtaccatctatggtggggtgcagatggcggaaaatcggatgactgcggtggaccgggcacgtagccagaatgtcttACAGATGTCTAATAGTAACCCGGTGGgattggttctcgacaacgatccgacgggcacaagaaggcgaggtgcgcagcgggaaaggtggatcgatcaggtggaagatgacttgcggaccctccgtagactgcgaggttggcgacgtgcagccatggaccgagccgaatgaagaagactcttatataccgaaCAGGCCACACCGGTAACGAAACAtcatccgaagaatttcttgctTCTCGTCCTATGTCCGTTTTATCCAACCACTCGTTGATCTTTTCGATACTTGTGATCGACTCTTCATTGGAGTCGCTAATCTCCAACATCTCACGCTCCAACGCCAACCGTTCTTCCAGCTGCTTTCTCTCTAATGCTTGTCTGGCTTTCAGGGCTTTCGCTTGCAAATCTCGAAGTTTCGATGGCCGGATTGATGCATTCGAAGAAGCTTTGACTTAATTGCCTGATGGTCTCGCGTTGTTGGCGGTTAAACTTGCCGACGGGTCAACATTCCGTCGTTCATTCGTTGCAAACCCTTCGAGAACAGTTGTATCCACAATCTGGATATGATGCTGTTCCTGGTGCTTTGGCACGATACCCAGATAACTCGCAGGTGCTTCAGGCTCCATTGTAGCTTCTCCCTCGCGCTCGATCGGTTGCTGCAACTGGAACTGTCCTATCTGCGATTGGTCAAACTACTCCTGCTTTCTCTGCTGCCACTCAGGTTGTTCCTGATGCTGCTCTAGCTTCTGCCGTTCTTCTAATTGTCTCAGGCGCTCCTGCTGCTCTCGTTGCCACAGTCATAATAATACCACACAACACACTCGTCGCATTGCACCATGCGGCTATTATCTATGCGACGACATGTGCCGCAACTTGCCCCAATTCTTTTTTAGGGAGTGTTCCCCGGCACCCGCTAGGTCTCCGCTTGACACCCCAGAATTAAACGGAAAATTTAATTTGTTCCAAACTGGGAACAAACAGAAGTACTGTCTTCGTAAATTTTAACAGATCCTCCATTGTtctccatttatttattttatttattcagactaaggccgaagtggcctgtgcggtatataaaagtcttctccattcggctcggtccatggctacacgtcggcaaccacgcagtctacggagggtccgcaagtcatcttccacctgatcgatccaccttgcccgctgcgcacctcgccttcttgtgcccgtcggatcgttgtcgagaaccattttcaccgggttactgtccgacattctggctacgtgcccggcctaccgcagtcgtccgattttcgttgtgtgaacgatggatggttctcccaacagctcatgcaattcgtggttcattcgcctcctccacgtaccgtccgccatctgcaccc comes from Armigeres subalbatus isolate Guangzhou_Male chromosome 2, GZ_Asu_2, whole genome shotgun sequence and encodes:
- the LOC134209907 gene encoding uncharacterized protein LOC134209907; the protein is MINFAKCLAVFLMLQTCSANYTESLSQQREKRYVSFSPNGGTAKIILGSLWPVHFHHKLTRSINMAMNFQANYNIPSTIIWPVPTSIFKNRLNNDYVDNSRIQLYQLLERMFDSYGTNGHECVLRTICEVAETPLYDSGVFGELMDVIFTPYKSEQLDQSYYDARLQGLNGTNCVELYERCPLGSGLLEKLSILYSTFG